From Tripterygium wilfordii isolate XIE 37 chromosome 13, ASM1340144v1, whole genome shotgun sequence, the proteins below share one genomic window:
- the LOC120013154 gene encoding AUGMIN subunit 1-like, with product MSDIISGVFDTPGTEASAAKAGTEASRIAEVKAWLSSQFDAVGKEVPEFEYTPRSVSHLYNLATVSQANTQAAGIVANDFRQKASEYRSQAARIKEILENVGLAQESLPSNVVASAQVLANVANLLNIRDTELSSFLVAVGDISLRKIGVEEKRSKVQKESKILLDYTRKAIARLTYLKRTLAQLEDEIAPCEAQMGNWKTNLQVMASKERQYLQQHSNYKALLNRVGYTPEISHGVLVEMAEHRKELEKKTKPILDTLRSYQDLPPDKALAALAIEDKKRQYAVAEKYLEDVLHSALSTSD from the exons ATGAGCGATATAATCTCCGGAGTTTTTGATACTCCGGGAACTGAAGCATCTGCAGCGAAAGCGGGAACTGAAGCTTCTCGTATTGCAGAAGTGAAGGCGTGGCTTTCCTCGCAATTTGATGCTGTTGGAAAAGAAGTCCCTGAGTTTGAGTACACTCCTCGCAGTGTCTCTCATTTGTATAACTTAGCAACTGTTTCACAAGCCAATACCCAGGCTGCCGGCATTGTCGCTAATGATTTCCGCCAAAAAGCCTCCGAGTACCGCTCGCAAG CTGCGAGGATTAAGGAGATATTGGAAAATGTGGGATTAGCCCAGGAGAGTTTGCCATCAAACGTGGTTGCATCAGCACAAGTTCTTGCAAATGTGGCGAATTTGTTGAATATAAGAGACACTGAACTGAGTAG TTTTCTTGTAGCAGTGGGGGATATTTCTTTAAGAAAGATTGGAGTGGAGGAGAAGAGGTCTAAAGTGCAGAAGGAATCCAAAATTCTTCTTGACTACACTCGGAAAGCCATAGCAAGGCTAACGTATTTAAAACG AACACTCGCGCAACTAGAAGACGAGATTGCCCCTTGTGAGGCTCAAATGGGGAATTGGAAGACAAACTTGCAAGTCATGGCGTCAAAGGAGCGCCAATACCTGCAGCAGCATTCGAACTACAAG GCACTTCTCAATCGTGTAGGTTATACACCAGAGATTAGCCATGGTGTGTTGGTCGAAATGGCAGAGCACAGAAAAGAGCTGGAAAAGAAAACTAAGCCCATCTTAGACACGCTGAGGAGTTACCAAGACTTGCCTCCG GATAAAGCTTTAGCTGCTTTAGCAATTGAGGACAAGAAAAGGCAGTATGCTGTTGCTGAGAAGTATCTGGAGGATGTATTGCATTCAGCACTTTCAACCTCAGATTAG
- the LOC120013879 gene encoding uncharacterized protein LOC120013879 isoform X2 — protein sequence MAMPWSMVLWMAEMVWLALAGWVSSCLNVADELARALRNGDIGPLHAG from the coding sequence ATGGCAATGCCGTGGAGCATGGTTTTATGGATGGCGGAGATGGTGTGGTTGGCTCTTGCGGGCTGGGTCTCTTCTTGCTTGAATGTTGCTGATGAGCTTGCTAGGGCTCTGCGAAACGGCGATATCGGGCCCCTTCATGCTGGATGA
- the LOC120012287 gene encoding uncharacterized protein At5g39865-like, which yields MGCSASRPNTLLTKHNHHPEENPSSYSSLDSAFSSPTPRALSLPTPLVHHPALKKGDTHHLVSLTSTTYGSLLLIDPIKPKLNGQDLRKQQPLSSPPKTPINNKAQNPATQDPPVESMSPDSVINTWELMDGLDDELDLEMGPSVNPIPSNHGRQIENPSKPISISVNANVAQECFDSVVSEDRKPLWKHLSEESLLSKLDPNVVSSYRRALSSRQLGYTNSPVKCIKSLESSPTCTLSTVSCMYQLPGTENKIVLYFTSLRGIRKTFEDCCAVRMIFRGLRVPVDERDISMDSMYRKELQNALKGKVVSLPQVFVRGKYIGGVEEVRQLNEIGELTKLLEGFPVRDPRLVCESCGDARFLPCPNCNGSRKVFEEEEGQLRRCLDCNENGLIRCPGCCH from the coding sequence ATGGGCTGCTCTGCTTCAAGACCCAATACTCTCCTCACCAAGCACAACCACCACCCCGAAGAAAACCCTTCTTCCTATTCATCTTTGGACTCTGCATTCTCTTCACCAACCCCTAGAGCTCTCTCTCTTCCAACTCCTCTGGTTCACCACCCAGCTTTGAAGAAAGGGGACACCCACCATCTTGTTTCTCTCACCTCCACCACCTATGGCTCTCTCCTCCTCATTGACCCCATCAAACCCAAGTTGAACGGCCAGGATCTCCGTAAACAACAACCCCTATCATCACCACCCAAAACTCCCATAAATAACAAGGCTCAAAACCCAGCTACCCAAGACCCTCCAGTTGAGTCAATGTCCCCTGACTCTGTCATCAACACCTGGGAGCTGATGGACGGTCTTGATGACGAACTTGATCTTGAAATGGGTCCTTCTGTAAACCCCATTCCGTCCAATCATGGCCGTCAAATTGAGAATCCCTCGAAACCCATTTCAATTTCTGTTAATGCAAATGTTGCCCAAGAGTGTTTTGATTCAGTTGTGTCTGAAGATAGAAAGCCCTTGTGGAAGCATTTATCAGAGGAATCACTGCTATCAAAGTTAGACCCAAATGTGGTTTCAAGTTATAGGCGTGCATTGTCATCTAGGCAATTGGGTTATACCAACAGTCCAGTCAAATGCATAAAGTCCTTGGAGTCCAGTCCCACGTGTACTCTGTCAACAGTCAGTTGTATGTATCAGCTGCCAGGAACAGAGAACAAAATTGTGTTGTATTTTACTAGTTTGAGAGGAATTCGAAAGACTTTTGAAGATTGTTGTGCTGTTAGAATGATATTTAGGGGTCTCCGGGTTCCGGTTGATGAGAGGGATATTTCTATGGATTCAATGTATAGAAAGGAGTTGCAAAATGCACTTAAGGGGAAAGTAGTTAGTTTGCCGCAAGTGTTTGTTAGGGGAAAGTACATTGGGGGTGTGGAGGAGGTCAGGCAGCTCAATGAGATTGGTGAATTGACAAAGCTTTTGGAGGGATTCCCAGTAAGGGATCCTAGGTTGGTTTGTGAGAGCTGTGGGGATGCAAGGTTCTTGCCATGCCCAAACTGTAATGGTAGTAGAAAGGTGTTTGAGGAAGAGGAGGGGCAGTTGAGAAGGTGCTTGGATTGTAACGAGAACGGTTTGATTCGGTGCCCTGGTTGCTGCCACTGA
- the LOC120013879 gene encoding pentatricopeptide repeat-containing protein At2g35030, mitochondrial isoform X1, whose amino-acid sequence MMPKRNIVSWNAMVIGLAGNGRTQEAREVFEMMPDRNIISCTAMVTGLASSGRIQEAREVFEMMPERNIVAWTAMVTGLARNGRIQEAREVFEMMPERDVFSWNAMVTGLTRNGRIEEAREVFEIMPERDVVSWNCMMTAYAHHGCGREAINIFHKMQDIGLKPNDMTYVGLLTACNHDDLVEEALKFFNQLVNDTSIKLREDHLTCLVNLCSRAGRLKDAVDPIKRIGSKQSSFLWRAAFAKVHFHGDVKPGS is encoded by the coding sequence ATGATGCCGAAGAGAAACATAGTTTCTTGGAATGCTATGGTTATAGGGTTGGCGGGGAATGGAAGGACTCAGGAGGCTAGAGAAGTTTTTGAGATGATGCCGGATAGAAACATAATTTCTTGCACTGCTATGGTTACAGGGTTGGCAAGTAGTGGAAGGATTCAGGAGGCTAGAGAGGTTTTTGAGATGATGCCGGAGAGAAACATAGTTGCTTGGACTGCTATGGTTACAGGGTTGGCAAGGAATGGAAGGATTCAGGAGGCTAGAGAGGTTTTTGAGATGATGCCGGAGAGAGACGTGTTTTCTTGGAATGCTATGGTTACAGGGTTGACAAGGAATGGAAGGATTGAGGAGGCTAGAGAGGTTTTTGAGATAATGCCGGAGAGAGATGTGGTTTCCTGGAATTGTATGATGACAGCCTATGCTCACCATGGATGTGGAAGAGAGGCAATCAACATATTCCATAAAATGCAGGACATAGGGCTCAAACCTAATGACATGACTTATGTAGGGCTACTAACTGCATGCAACCATGATGACTTAGTCGAAGAGGCCCTGAAGTTCTTTAATCAGCTAGTGAACGACACATCCATAAAATTGCGAGAGGATCACCTTACCTGCTTGGTGAATCTCTGCAGTCGTGCAGGGAGGTTAAAAGACGCAGTTGATCCCATCAAGCGAATTGGTTCTAAGCAATCGTCCTTTTTGTGGAGGGCAGCTTTTGCCAAAGTTCATTTCCATGGAGATGTGAAGCCTGGGAGCTGA
- the LOC120013705 gene encoding pentatricopeptide repeat-containing protein At2g35030, mitochondrial-like, giving the protein MLPLFRSSTVWRLRILSCVQARNLVYHSINNPITPKIHFPHTDCSENLTLALSNHLITKLSRQGRINDARKLFDKMRERDVFTWKAMITGYTKCGLMEEAKKLFDRVDAEKIVVTWTAMVWGYVRLNMISEAERLFEDMPVRDVVSWNTMIDGYKKNGMIEKALDLFERMPERDVISWNMIMTALERCGRIDEAKQLFDVMPTKDAISWKAMITGLARNGRIQEAREVFEMMPERDVFSWTAMVTRLARNGRIQEAKKVFEMMPERNIISWNAMVTGLARNGRIQQAREIFEMMPERNIISWTVMFTGLAMNGRIQEAIEVFEMMPERDVFSWNAMVNVLARNGRIQEAREVFEMMPERNVVSWNSMVAGLARNGRIQEAREIFEMMPERNMVSWNAMINGYAQHGCGREAINIFHKMQDTGLKPDDITYVGLLTACNHDGLVEEGLKFFNELLNDTSIKLREDHLAYLVNLCSCAGKLKDAVDSIKRNGTKQSSFSWRAVFAKIHVHGDLKPGSW; this is encoded by the coding sequence ATGTTACCTTTGTTTCGTTCTTCAACAGTATGGAGACTACGCATCTTGAGCTGTGTCCAAGCTCGCAACCTTGTCTATCATTCTATAAACAATCCAATCACACCCAAAATTCACTTCCCCCATACAGATTGCAGCGAAAATTTAACCCTTGCGCTGTCCAATCATTTGATCACAAAGTTAAGCAGACAAGGAAGAATCAATGACGCACGGAAACTGTTCGATAAGATGCGTGAAAGAGATGTGTTTACGTGGAAAGCAATGATAACTGGGTATACAAAATGTGGGTTGATGGAAGAAGCGAAGAAACTGTTTGATAGAGTTGATGCGGAGAAAATTGTGGTGACGTGGACTGCCATGGTTTGGGGGTATGTGAGATTGAATATGATTTCTGAGGCAGAGAGGTTGTTTGAGGATATGCCGGTGAGAGATGTGGTTTCTTGGAACACAATGATTGATGGGTATAAAAAAAATGGGATGATTGAAAAAGCTCTTGATTTGTTTGAGAGAATGCCCGAGAGGGATGTTATTTCGTGGAATATGATTATGACAGCATTGGAGCGTTGTGGGAGGATTGATGAAGCGAAGCAGTTGTTTGATGTGATGCCAACAAAGGATGCGATTTCTTGGAAAGCTATGATTACAGGGTTGGCAAGGAATGGAAGGATTCAAGAGGCTAGAGAGGTTTTTGAGATGATGCCGGAGAGAGACGTGTTTTCTTGGACTGCAATGGTTACAAGGTTGGCAAGGAATGGAAGGATTCAGGAGGCGAAAAAGGTTTTTGAGATGATGCCAGAGAGAAACATAATTTCTTGGAATGCTATGGTTACAGGGTTGGCAAGGAATGGAAGGATTCAGCAGGCCAGAGAGATTTTTGAGATGATGCCGGAGAGAAACATAATTTCTTGGACTGTTATGTTTACAGGGTTGGCAATGAATGGAAGAATTCAAGAGGCCATTGAGGTTTTTGAGATGATGCCGGAGAGAGACGTGTTTTCATGGAATGCTATGGTTAACGTGTTGGCAAGGAATGGAAGGATTCAGGAAGCTAGAGAGGTTTTTGAGATGATGCCGGAGAGAAACGTGGTTTCTTGGAATTCTATGGTTGCAGGGTTGGCAAGGAATGGACGGATTCAGGAGGCTAGAGAGATATTTGAGATGATGCCGGAGAGAAACATGGTTTCTTGGAATGCCATGATTAATGGGTATGCTCAACATGGATGTGGAAGAGAGGCAATCAACATATTCCATAAAATGCAGGACACAGGACTCAAACCTGATGACATCACTTATGTAGGGCTACTAACTGCATGCAACCATGATGGCTTAGTAGAGGAGGGCCTGAAGTTCTTTAATGAGCTATTGAACGACACATCCATAAAACTAAGAGAGGATCACCTTGCCTACTTGGTGAATCTCTGCAGTTGTGCAGGGAAGTTAAAAGATGCAGTTGATTCCATCAAGCGAAATGGTACTAAGCAATCATCTTTTTCATGGAGGGCAGTTtttgccaaaattcatgtccaTGGGGATCTGAAGCCTGGGAGCTGGTAG
- the LOC120013156 gene encoding mitochondrial fission 1 protein A gives MEAKISGFFDSVAAFFGGGDQIPWCDRDVIHGCEREVADAADADSEDLKRESIMRLSWALVHSRQPEDVQRGIAMLEASLANNSTPLQHREKLYLLAVGYFRSGQYSRSRQLVEQCLEIAPDWRQALSLKKAIEDKIAKDGVIGIGITATAVGLIAGGVAAALARKK, from the exons ATGGAAGCGAAGATCAGCGGGTTCTTCGACTCGGTCGCTGCCTTCTTTGGGGGCGGTGATCAGATCCCATGGTGCGACCGCGACGTCATCCAC GGCTGTGAGAGAGAAGTTGCAGATGCTGCTGATGCTGACTCGGAGGACCTCAAGCGTGAGAGTATCATGCGTTTGTCATGGGCTCTTGTTCACTCTAGACAACCAGAAGATGTGCAGCGTGGGATAGCTATGCTTGAAG CGTCGCTAGCAAACAATAGCACACCCTTGCAGCACAGAGAGAAGCTTTATCTCTTGGCTGTTGGATACTTTAGAAGTGGTCAATATTCAAGGAGTCGGCAGCTTGTAGAACAGTGTTTGGAG ATTGCACCTGACTGGAGGCAGGCTCTTTCCCTTAAGAAGGCAATTGAAGATAAAATAGCAAAGG ATGGTGTAATTGGAATAGGCATTACTGCTACTGCCGTGGGACTTATAGCTGGTGGTGTTGCTGCAGCATTGGCTCGCAAGAAATGA